The following proteins come from a genomic window of Triticum aestivum cultivar Chinese Spring chromosome 6A, IWGSC CS RefSeq v2.1, whole genome shotgun sequence:
- the LOC123132425 gene encoding putative E3 ubiquitin-protein ligase LIN-1, producing the protein MPPPPPSSSSLRDLLARERSELAEPAAPCRAVSSRQAPGSPPPPRGADNAVGTVVSMLSGYAGRFSKDAAFRRALREKCAACLAPAAAGEHAVLLADLELAIESIECLADAAPSPRDSKIRSLRNSIRLLGVVAALHAPPHPAASGDCEGDVRGVPSSHLSACAQLYLAVVYKMESDPHLAARHLLQVFVDAPHVARTTLLPDLWAHVFLPHLLHLEVWLANESELVAGCGDADGRSSSRTKTLQRLYDDQMDSGTAQFAMYYKDWLKHGGDAPPAVPSVPLPSTPWSFDKWEKHSSSLRTSSINRNLYNAVFGTSFEQEDTKLPNEAEYVLDMEVQLDENPGSLKMEKLAHRNIGLQEKQSGIRKESTVPETAPTPRKSYSLRLLSCRGDVSRNVTNHPKVTKRGNVSVEKELDCCEVTVSLQRAVSIISNSDSLTQCEYAVHEIATACSNLGGGPNLGTWMSCPSFIQGLLEVTFTSKDDAVLESAILIMGELVLRNEVNRQIVLNADPQLEVFLRLLALRSNGLFLKATAVLYLMKPRAKQMLSMDWMPLVLHILECGDEVQLVSSLKCYPKMAAFYFLDQLLTGFDIDRNVENAKQMIALGGLDLLMSRLEVGDARESRICISLLTSCVQADGSCRFYLSDHLKKEPLVQLLVGNQKKASAAALNLMSELTCLNRTSQTVEFLKELKSGGCLNTMQVLLVYLQQAPPVQHPLAAVMLLQLDLLGDPLQYSVYREEAVDAIMAALEHSSESAKVQEQCARALLLLAGRFSSSGEPIAEAWLLKRAGVDGSLSESFRRTEIFKNKGARAEEEKVVEERLKKLALVLVKTGNKRFLAALSNCISDGIPALVRACLVTVAWMSSSLSPLHGCNTFQPLACSVLAAKLLDRLSYDRVMEERVLASLSLLNLVRHPECLEGLLPLKRDTTESLRDLADVTWTAKELLFACCR; encoded by the exons atgccgccgccgccgccgtcctcctcctccctccgcgaCCTGCTCGCGCGGGAGCGCTCCGAGCTCGCCGAGCCCGCCGCGCCGTGCCGCGCGGTGTCGAGCAGGCAAGCGCcggggtcgccgccgcctccccgcggcGCCGACAACGCGGTGGGCACGGTGGTGTCGATGCTGTCCGGGTACGCGGGGCGGTTCTCCAAGGACGCGGCGTTCCGGCGGGCGCTCCGGGAGAAGTGCGCCGCGTGCCTCGCGCCCGCGGCGGCGGGGGAGCACGCCGTGCTGCTGGCCGACCTCGAGCTGGCCATCGAGAGCATCGAGTgcctcgccgacgccgccccgtccccgCGGGACTCCAAGATCCGCTCGCTGCGGAACTCCATCCGCCTCCTCGGCGTCGTCGCCGCGCTCCAcgcgccgccgcaccccgccgcctccgGCGACTGCGAGGGCGACGTCCGCGGGGTGCCCAGCTCCCACCTCTCCGCGTGCGCGCAGCTCTACCTCGCCGTCGTGTACAAGATGGAGAGCGACCCCCACCTCGCGGCGCGCCACCTCCTCCAGGTGTTCGTCGACGCGCCCCACGTGGCCCGCACAACCCTCCTCCCGGACCTCTGGGCCCACGTCTTCCTCCCCCACCTGCTCCATCTCGAGGTCTGGCTCGCCAATGAGTCCGAGCTCGTCGCCGGCTGCGGCGACGCCGACGGCCGGAGCAGCAGCAGGACGAAGACCCTGCAGAGGCTGTACGACGACCAAATGGACAGCGGCACAGCTCAGTTCGCAATGTACTACAAGGACTGGCTCAAACACGGCGGCGATGCGCCGCCCGCCGTCCCCTCCGTGCCATTGCCTTCGACGCCCTGGAGCTTCGACAAGTGGGAGAAGCACTCCTCGTCGCTGCGCACGAGCTCCATCAACAGAAATCT GTACAATGCCGTTTTCGGCACGTCGTTTGAGCAGGAGGACACCAAACTGCCGAATGAGGCTGAATATGTCCTGGATATGGAGGTGCAATTGGATGAAAATCCAGGTAGCTTGAAGATGGAGAAGCTTGCTCAT AGAAACATTGGGCTACAAGAGAAGCAATCCGGCATTCGGAAAGAAAGCACTGTTCCGGAAACAGCACCAACTCCACGCAAATCCTACTCGTTGCGATTACTCTCATGCCGCGGAGATGTAAGCAGGAATGTTACTAATCACCCTAAGGTAACAAAGAGAGGCAATGTCTCTGTCGAGAAAGAGCTAGATTGCTGCGAGGTAACAGTGAGTCTACAACGAGCAGTTTCCATCATATCGAATTCAGACAGTCTTACACAGTGCGAGTATGCCGTGCACGAAATCGCCACAGCATGTTCAAATCTAGGAGGGGGTCCTAATCTTGGAACTTGGATGTCATGTCCCTCTTTTATTCAAGGGCTTCTCGAGGTTACATTCACTTCCAAAGATGATGCAGTACTTGAGTCAGCAATCTTGATAATGGGAGAGCTGGTTTTGAGAAATGAGGTCAATAGGCAGATCGTGCTTAACGCAGATCCACAGCTTGAGGTTTTCTTGAGGCTTCTGGCTCTGAGAAGCAACGGGTTGTTTCTGAAGGCAACTGCAGTGCTTTATTTGATGAAGCCAAGAGCTAAGCAGATGCTATCCATGGACTGGATGCCACTAGTATTGCACATATTGGAGTGTGGGGATGAGGTGCAGCTTGTGTCTTCCCTGAAGTGTTATCCAAAGATGGCTGCATTCTACTTTCTAGATCAGCTGCTTACAGGGTTTGACATCGACAGAAATGTCGAGAACGCAAAGCAGATGATTGCTCTCGGTGGTTTGGACCTGCTGATGAGCAGACTTGAAGTTGGTGATGCCCGCGAAAGCAGAATCTGCATCTCTCTCTTGACCTCATGCGTCCAAGCCGATGGCAGCTGTAGATTCTACTTGTCTGATCATCTGAAGAAGGAGCCTCTTGTTCAACTTCTTGTAGGAAATCAGAAGAAGGCCAGTGCTGCTGCCCTTAACTTGATGAGTGAACTAACCTGCCTTAACAG AACAAGCCAGACGGTAGAGTTCCTCAAGGAGCTGAAAAGTGGTGGCTGCTTAAATACAATGCAAGTTCTATTGGTGTATCTCCAGCAGGCTCCTCCTGTCCAACATCCATTAGCAGCTGTCATGCTACTTCAGCTTGATCTCCTG GGAGATCCTTTGCAGTACAGCGTTTACCGAGAGGAAGCGGTTGATGCTATCATGGCTGCCTTGGAGCATAGTTCAGAGAGCGCAAAGGTGCAAGAACAGTGCGCTCGAGCTCTGTTGCTCCTGGCAGGGCGGTTTTCATCCTCGGGAGAACCCATAGCAGAAGCATGGCTACTGAAGAGAGCAGGCGTAGATGGCTCCCTGTCGGAATCATTTAGAAGAACAGAGATTTTCAAAAATAAGGGTGCACGAGCG GAAGAAGAGAAGGTGGTTGAAGAGCGGCTGAAGAAACTTGCCCTCGTGCTGGTAAAAACCGGGAACAAGCGGTTCCTCGCGGCGCTGTCAAACTGTATATCTGATGGAATCCCAGCTTTGGTCCGAGCTTGCCTCGTGACGGTAGCGTGGATGAGCAGCTCCCTCTCCCCATTACATGGGTGCAACACTTTCCAGCCTTTGGCATGCTCCGTTCTCGCTGCTAAGCTTCTAGATAGGTTGAGCTATGACAGAGTTATGGAAGAGAGAGTGCTCGCTTCGCTATCGCTGCTGAACCTTGTGAGACATCCAG AATGCTTGGAGGGGCTTTTGCCACTGAAGAGGGACACAACGGAGTCGTTGCGTGACCTGGCAGATGTGACGTGGACCGCCAAGGAGCTCCTCTTCGCGTGCTGCAGATGA
- the LOC123130438 gene encoding uncharacterized protein, whose translation MASSVAAMLKNKMLVACVMLLAVLLMATQMAAAAAGDDGAARRRLLDACQYRNCNCRTCYIFHWACCGLCCPPA comes from the coding sequence ATGGCCTCCAGCGTGGCGGCGATGCTGAAGAACAAGATGCTCGTCGCCTGCGTCATGCTCCTCGCGGTCCTGCTGATGGCGAcgcagatggcggcggcggcggcgggcgacgacggcgcggcacgccgtcGCCTGCTCGATGCGTGCCAGTACAGAAACTGCAACTGCCGCACATGCTACATTTTCCACTGGGCCTGTTGCGGCTTGTGCTGCCCGCCGGCGTAG